In the Capsicum annuum cultivar UCD-10X-F1 unplaced genomic scaffold, UCD10Xv1.1 ctg59995, whole genome shotgun sequence genome, GCAAACAAGTAATAAAGTCCATAGCTATCTCTTCAAAAACCATCTCCAGCACCGGTACTGGTTGTAATAAACCTGCTGGCAATCGATTAATGTCCTTAGAATGCTAACAAGTCTGGCACGAAGCAATGTAAACCTTAACATCATTACGCATTGCAGGCCAATAAAAATTCGAGGCCAAACGATGAAAAGTACAAGCGACTCCAGCATGGCCCCCTATATTCGAATCATGAAATTCTAAAAGTAAAAATTGCTTCAAGGGAGAATCTCGTGGTATTACCAGACTTCCTTTGTAGAAGAGGAGCCCTTTGCGAAAAGTATAGTCAGCGTATGCAGCAGGTTCGCTCCCCAACCCCTGTTGAACGGACAACAATTCTGGATGGCATTTATTCACTTCTAACAGTTCCCCAAGCCACTCATAAGTGAGTTCTGAAATAGCAAACAACACTCCAGCATCAGGTGGTCTGGACAAGGCATCAGCGGCCTTGTTCTGCCTTCCCGAGCGGTAACGTATCGTGAAATCATATCCCACCAGCTTTCCAAGCCACTTTTGTTGCTCCGGTGTTTGAGTTACCTGATTAGTGAGGTTTTTAAGGGACTATTGATCAGTGAAAATGGTGAAACGTCGACCCAACAAGTACTACCTTCATTTTGCCACGGCTTGAGTAATTGCATACATCTTACGATGGTAAGTGGAAGCCTTTTGCATTTGAGGGCTTAACTTCTGACTATAGTAAGCAGTCGGATGTCCCTTCTGTGAAAGAATAGTGCCAATACCAATACCGGAAGCATCAGTTTCCACGTGAAAATCATCATCAAAGTTGGGCAAGGCTAAGACAGGGGTGGAACTGAGCCAAACTTTCAATTCTTCAAAAGCTTGTTGGGTTTAAGCTGTCCACAGGAAGGCGTCCGTTCGTAGTAAATCAAATAAAGGACTAGCAATAATCGTAAAGTGATGAATGAATCGTCTGTAGTACCCGACGAGGCCCAAAAAACTGCGTACCTCCTTCACTGTCTTTGGTTCAGCCCACTGTTTAATAGTGGAAATTATTGAAGGATCCACTGCCAGTCCATCGGGAGAGATCACATGGCCTAAATAATCAATAGTTCTCTTCCCAAATTGGTATTTACTGCGTTTAGCCACCAGTTGATGTTGTTAGAGCAATTTGAAAACCAATTCTAGATATTCCAAGTGTATCAACCACGACGTactataaataagaatatcatcgaaGAAGACCAATACAAACTTGCGAAAATATGGGAAAAATATGTCATTCATGGTTGCTTGAAAGGTGGAAGAGGCATTAGTTAAACCGAATGGCATGACCAAGAACTCTTAATAGCCGTCATGGGTCCTGAACGCAGTCTTAGAAACATTAATAGGACGAACTCTGATCTGATGATAGCCAGACAGTAAGTCCAACTTGGAGAAAAATTGAGCCCCATACAGTTCATCAAATAGCTCATTAATAAAAGGAATTGAAAACCTATCTCGCACAGTGATGGCATTGAGAGCTCGATAATCGACACAAAAATGCCAAAAGCCGGCTTTCTTGCGAACTAATAACACGGGTGATGAAAAGGGACTGGTAATAGGCTGGATAATTCCATCCCTTAACATATCTAAAACTAATTGCTCCATAATTTGTTTCTAAAAATGTGGATAACGATAGGGCTTAACATTAACAGGCCCAGCATTGAGAGTGATGTGAATGGCATGATCCGTAGCCCAAACAGGAGGCAATCCCTGTGGTTTGTTAAAAACTCCAGAATACGAATTCAATAATGCCCCTAAGTCAGGGTGTATATCTTTATCCTTCTCAATCGTAGTACCCTCGTGCACCAAGAAAAGGTAAAAACATGAAGCAATTGCATCGGTGGCCGAATAGCAATGTAGTGTTTTCAACTGATCCTGTTGAAGATCGTCCGGTGAGTCACCTACCCCTTGCACTTGCTTGCTATCCAAATAGAATTCCATAAGACGTTTGGAATGATCAGTAAGAACAGGTCCTAGAGTGGCCAACCAAGCCCCTCCAAGCACCACATTTGCCCCATGGAAGTCCAATACATACAAATCCATAGCGAGGTCAGTCCCTTGGACTGAGAATCGTACATCTCGAATCACCCCTTCACACTGGAGACGTTGGCCATTACCCACAACTACCGCAAAATTAGTAATAGGTGTAACCGTGAGGTTTAGGAACTTAGCAGCTCGAGTTTAAATGAAATTATGTGTACTTCCCCTATCAACCAAGACAGTGATCGGAGACCCCTGGATGTGCCCTTTGAAACGTAAAATAGTAGGAGAATGGCCTCCA is a window encoding:
- the LOC124893464 gene encoding uncharacterized protein LOC124893464, translated to MEQLVLDMLRDGIIQPITSPFSSPVLLVRKKAGFWHFCVDYRALNAITVRDRFSIPFINELFDELYGAQFFSKLDLLSGYHQIRWAEPKTVKEVRSFLGLVGSTPVLALPNFDDDFHVETDASGIGIGTILSQKGHPTAYYSQKLSPQMQKASTYHRKMYAITQAVVTQTPEQQKWLGKLVGYDFTIRYRSGRQNKAADALSRPPDAGVLFAISELTYEWLGELLEVNKCHPELLSVQQGLGSEPAAYADYTFRKGLLFYKGSLGAMLESLVLFIVWPRIFIGLQCVMMLRFTLLRARLVSILRTLIDCQQ